A single region of the Nomia melanderi isolate GNS246 chromosome 12, iyNomMela1, whole genome shotgun sequence genome encodes:
- the fab1 gene encoding 1-phosphatidylinositol 3-phosphate 5-kinase fab1 isoform X2 yields the protein MNKNMNSPSKLTEFAPLSPEESQPVVASLFSKFFNFTKSSQNVDDSTISSTKEEQSSSDSESWKQSESTEKTPEDDSSSMMNFPLDTREGRSLPNVLRRISNIVALKSNDSQLRSYWMPDSVSKQCYDCGERFTTFRRKHHCRVCGQIFCSKCCSDQIPGKIMGCTGDLRVCTYCCKVVLSYLQSSDMRSDLSEDLKALQEDLQVKYGNNPPLLTQTNANESVEDEISICRKPSVGYMEEKYAIGRSANSYLTSQERSLVLQNSASLRMIYEELFRSSQAILLQTHRIRLKSYHNCFLASELVNWMIAQNKAATRVQATAIGQALLEAGFIEPIVVDNVFSDTATVFKPATLSQMQSMDLLTETQTTCDAQEPAWVKTIPQHDSTTDSESETKPPNSMQQTTGRLPSSSSSFYLDLNLESSTVTLKRPTSEDLTTISVDSSDSVIDQKEVTVKSHKCNLKIADDLLSDVLQVQEFKERNGWHKPSNLRAAFGELHVYECVTSAYKQHEDSLIKQLLNKEGLSQTWSETILPIAHQVVDFVRPDLNHNVDDLDIRQYVQIKKCPGGLRDDCEIVSGVVCNKNVAHKGMNAMIAQPKILLLQCGLMYQRVEGKLLSLEPVMMQENEYLGHTVARITALGPDVVLVHRSVSRLAQDRLRECGVTLVLNVKLSVLERVARCTGATIVNTIDAHISARYMLGTCKKFYLRNFISEKNGIKTLMYFEGCANPHLGATILLRGGSQAELKKVKNVTSMMIFAAYSWRLEKSFLMDEFARPPSPKDNSFLDETSQKDSKDFEATDKTLQTRSNEENDDAESTDSTEILKISKIEKDSGTSSNEKHIIEIEIPTNKSTPLKDKMTEQLYSENTLNLNSVKQISSILSEDIDSYDTLKLFKPKTKPNVNDSKALEDYITGKMSHNNDSSNASSGLGTDYSEDQNSTMELFSGKSGEKINKKTEEETEKPKIKDKIVLEEKRIYGESISDRSDPLHQYLNEDEENVFSQTSPNGQHLSVADLPLLNKFKKALEGTILSVSPYLKFSIPYLETETGRNCVLRSFFPREIFYSAQFLDKVKEIKTSNAASEQSGNENPLMKLQLKPQHPFVQARLTSDVDSQEVQSLLADFRARGSRLYPTNNVLSDKQQTIIQPDVNDQNLTWPDCLDPASHQRLSVLFCSFSHTGNDTPAFCVSPWVVNMDLYGRNDIALGRFLERYCLTSEYKCPAQACRAQIAQHVRRFAHDGGCIHINLSEMSTEPFAQENGNQILMWSKCMKCKNVSPVVPMSDDTWSLSFAKYLELRFHGNAYTRRGTDTCQHLLHYDHYQYFTKKNMLAVFKYTKISQWEISLPPPLINIIYDPKQHADVIEEMKSLTLKGDEVFSTIKEKLTTLQTDVDNLNTAKQLLTKDQQCFKNKIEEIQLKLTSPTLENKKLEGKVSEKQVQTLMFRIEDGIVILKRLISEVVSTWNTKILEMSVKKKDERPRRFTERSLTTGSNSIIDTDGYITEDTASESQIEDLSPMSADYNAVDAITAVQNDLLGMEAVEHSDSELLESNNPDDIVVVQGSPKMHQRSHSDVLPIAVEDMPDKKKKKKTILSQLLPSLSVTQPIPNPLGSLEHHLLPLGSVVPIVVYESEPSSIIAYALDSLDYKHAKQELMRTIRGPDLNPSPLNTRKFPENKENLSDVMQSGEFKRPSVLSFFRGNSPNPASPIDSDKSVSNMDSNLQNPTVSLETEEDKKATKQQNYIEVQFNDATTNFYCRIYFAAQFAAFRENVLPCGEDGYTRSLSRSVQWAARGGKSGSSFCKSRDDRFIIKEMSRLEMQIFLNFAPNYFAYMEKCQQTKQPTLLGKIVGVYRVSFKNNTTNAALRTSVLVMENLFYNRTITDKFDLKGSVRNRLVNPDDMCHEGELVLLDENLLNMSCDSPLYIRSHSKAVLNRAIEQDTKFLADNSVMDYSLLVGLEPNSDELVLGIIDYIRTFTWDKKLETMVKKSGILGGQGKLPTIISPEEYRARFIAAMHRYFLPVPDRWSGLGRGVEA from the exons atgaataaaaatatgaattcacCGTCGAAACTTACGGAGTTCGCTCCGTTAAGTCCCGAAGAGAGTCAACCTGTCGTAGCTTctctattttcaaaattctttaaCTTCACTAAGA gtTCACAGAATGTTGATGATTCTACCATTTCTTCTACTAAAGAGGAACAAAGCTCGTCTGATTCTGAGTCATGGAAGCAATCAGAAAGTACGGAAAAAACACCAGAGGATGATAGTTCTAGTATGATGAACTTTCCATTGGACACTCGTGAAGGCAGAAGTTTACCAAATGTTCTGAGACGTATTAGTAACATAGTAGCTTTAAAAAGCAAC GATTCCCAATTAAGAAGTTATTGGATGCCAGATAGTGTAAGTAAACAATGTTATGATTGTGGAGAGCGGTTCACGACATTTCGTAGAAAACACCATTGTCGTGTATGTGGtcaaatattttgttcaaaGTGTTGTTCTGATCAGATTCCTGGAAAAATTATGGGATGCACTG GTGATCTTAGAGTTTGTACATATTGTTGTAAAGTAGTATTATCTTATTTACAATCATCAGATATGAGAAGTGATCTATCAGAAGATTTAAAAGCTTTACAAGAAGACCTTCAAGTCAAATATGGAAATAATCCACCACTTTTAACTCAAACGAATGCAAATGAGTCTGTAGAAGacgaaatttcaatttgtagAAAACCGAGTGTTGGATATATGGAGGAAAAATATGCTATTGGAAG gtCAGCAAATAGTTATTTAACATCTCAAGAACGTTCTCTTGTATTACAAAATTCAGCTTCTTTAAGAATGATTTATGAAGAGCTCTTTAGATCAAGCCAAGCGATTCTTTTACAGACGCACAGAATTAGACTGAAAAGCTATCATAATTGTTTCTTAGCAAGTGAATTAGTGAATTGGATGATAGCACAAAATAAAGCGGCCACACG agtACAAGCCACTGCTATAGGACAAGCACTTTTAGAAGCTGGTTTTATCGAACCAATAGTTGTCGATAATGTATTCAGTGATACTGCAACTGTATTTAAGCCAGCAACATTATCGCAAATGCAAAGCATGGATTTGTTAACTGAGACTCAAACTACTTGCGATGCCCAAGAACCTGCATGGGTGAAAACAATTCCACAACATGACTCTACAAcag acTCAGAAAGTGAAACGAAACCTCCAAATTCAATGCAACAAACTACTGGTCGGTTACCATCTTCAAGTTCAAGCTTTTATTTGGATCTAAATTTAGAATCATCTACTGTCACATTAAAAAGACCAACATCCGAAGATTTAACTACGATATCTGTAGATAGCAGTGATAGTGTAATCGATCAGAAAGAAGTCACAGTAAAATCGCATAagtgtaatttaaaaattgctgATGATCTTCTGAGCGACGTACTGCAAGTACaagaatttaaagaaagaaatggtTGGCACAAACCATCAAATCTTAGAGCTGCTTTTGGAGAGTTACACGTATACGAATGTGTAAC ATCTGCATACAAACAACATGAAGATTCATTAATTAAGCAACTTCTTAATAAAGAAGGGTTGTCGCAGACATGGTCAGAAACCATACTTCCGATTGCGCATCAGGTTGTCGATTTTGTAAGGCCGGATCTAAACCATAACGTCGATGACCTGGATATTCGACAATACGTTCAAATAAAAAAGTGTCCAGGTGGTCTTAGAGACGATTGTGAAATCGTATCTGGAGTAGTGTGTAACAAAAATGTTGCGCACAAAGGAATGAACGCGATGATAGCGCAACcaaaaattttattacttcaatGCGGTCTTATGTATCAACGTGTGGAAGGGAAATTATTAAGTTTGGAACCAGTAATGATGCAA GAGAATGAATATTTAGGTCATACGGTAGCTAGAATTACTGCCCTTGGTCCGGATGTTGTGCTTGTACATCGGTCTGTATCGAGGTTAGCACAAGATAGACTTAGAGAATGTGGCGTGACACttgttttaaatgtaaaactaaGTGTTCTAGAGAGAGTCGCACGATGTACAGGTGCGACTATCGTAAATACTATCGATGCACATATAAGTGCAAGATATATGCTTGGTACATGTAAAAAATTTTATCTGCGAAATTTTATAAGTGAAAAAA ATGGTATTAAAACATTGATGTATTTCGAGGGGTGTGCAAATCCACATCTTGGAGCCACAATTTTACTGCGAGGTGGTTCTCAAGCAGaattaaagaaagtaaaaaatgtgACTTCGATGATGATTTTTGCAGCCTATTCTTGGCGTCTTGAAAAGTCATTTCTCATGGATGAATTCGCTAGACCACCGTCTCCcaaagataattcatttttagatGAAACGTCGCAGAAGGATTCCAAAGATTTTGAAGCGACCGACAAGACATTGCAAACTAGAAGTAACGAAGAGAATGATGACGCAGAAAGCACGGATAGcacagaaattttgaaaatatccaaaattgaaaaagattCTGGAACTTCATCAAACGAGAAACACATTATAGAAATTGAGATTCCAACTAACAAAAGTACACCATTGAAAGACAAAATGACAGAACAATTGTATAGTGAGAATACGCTAAACTTAAACTCTGTCAAACAAATATCTTCTATTTTATCTGAAGATATTGATTCTTATGAcactttaaaattgtttaagcCTAAAACAAAGCCTAATGTAAATGATTCAAAAGCGTTGGAAGATTATATAACAGGTAAAATGTCTCATAATAATGATAGTTCAAATGCTAGTTCTGGCCTTGGTACAGATTACAGTGAAGATCAGAATAGTACGATGGAATTATTTAGCGGTAAATCTggagagaaaataaataaaaaaactgaagaagaaaccgagaaaccaaaaataaaagataaaattgtTTTAGAGGAAAAACGTATTTATGGAGAATCGATTTCTGATCGAAGTGATCCTTTACATCAGTATTTAAATGAAGACGAAGAAAATGTCTTCAGTCAAACTAGTCCAAATGGTCAGCACTTAAGTGTTGCCGATTTGCcattattaaataagtttaaGAAAGCTTTAGAAGGAACAATATTAAGTGTTTCACCGTACCTAAAATTCTCTATACCTTATTTGGAAACTGAGACAGGAAGGAATTGTGTATTACGAAGTTTCTTTCCAAGGGAAATCTTTTATTCTGCACAATTTTTGGATAAagtgaaagaaattaaaacaaGTAATGCAGCTTCAGAACAGAGCGGAAATGAAAATCCATTAATGAAATTGCAATTAAAACCGCAACATCCTTTTGTTCAAGCAAGACTGACATCGGATGTCGATAGCCAGGAAGTACAATCATTGTTAGCTGACTTTAGAGCGCGTGGTAGTCGATTGTACCCAACAAATAATGTTTTGTCGGATAAGCAACAAACTATTATACAGCCAGATGTGAATGATCAAAATCTTACGTGGCCTGATTGCTTGGATCCAGCGAGTCATCAGCGGCTGTCTGTACTGTTTTGTAGTTTCTCGCATACTGGCAACGACACACCTGCGTTTTGCGTGAGTCCCTGGGTAGTTAATATGGACTTATATGGAAGAAATGATATTGCCTTAGGGCGTTTCTTGGAACGTTACTGTTTAACTTCCGAATATAAGTGTCCTGCTCAGGCATGTCGAGCACAAATCGCTCAACACGTGCGAAGATTCGCACACGATGGTGGGTGCATACATATTAATTTAAGTGAGATGAGTACTGAGCCGTTTGCCCAAGAGAATggcaatcaaattttaatgtgGAGCAAGTGCatgaaatgtaaaaatgtttCACCGGTAGTACCAATGTCAGATGATACTTGGTCACTATCTTTCGCTAAATATTTAGAATTACGTTTTCATGGAAATGCCTACACTAGACGGGGTACCGACACTTGTCAGCATTTGCTGCATTACGATCATTACCAATACTTCACGAAGAAAAACATGCTGGCTGTGTTTAAATATACAAAGATATCTCAATGGGAGATTTCTTTACCGCCccctttaataaatattatatacgatCCGAAACAACACGCGGACGTGATTGAAGAGATGAAAAGCTTAACACTGAAGGGGGACGAAGTTTTCTCGACTATAAAAGAGAAACTGACGACTTTGCAAACGGATGTAGACAATTTAAATACTGCAAAGCAACTGTTGACCAAAGATCAGCAATGCTTTAAGAATAAGATAgaggaaattcaattaaagttaacaTCTCCGACATTAGAAAACAAGAAACTTGAAGGGAAGGTGTCCGAGAAACAAGTTCAAACTTTAATGTTCCGAATCGAAGACGGAATTGTGATTCTTAAACGATTGATATCTGAAGTTGTGTCTACTTGGAACACGAAAATTTTAGAAATGTCTGTTAAGAAGAAGGACGAAAGGCCACGAAGATTTACCGAACGATCGCTAACAACTGGAAGCAATAGCATTATTGATACTGATGGTTACATTACAGAAGACACTGCTTCAGAATCCCAAATTGAAGATTTAAGTCCCATGTCAGCCGATTACAATGCTGTTGATGCTATCACtgctgtacaaaatgatttattgGGAATGGAAGCGGTAGAACATTCGGATAGTGAACTTTTAGAAAGCAATAATCCAGACGACATTGTTGTTGTTCAGGGATCTCCGAAAATGCATCAGAGATCACACTCTGATGTTTTGCCTATAGCCGTAGAGGATATGCcggataaaaagaagaaaaagaaaaccatTTTGTCGCAATTATTACCTTCTCTATCCGTTACTCAACCAATACCAAATCCTTTAGGATCATTGGAGCATCATTTACTTCCTCTTGG GTCAGTTGTACCTATAGTGGTGTACGAATCAGAACCTTCATCTATAATTGCATATGCGCTTGATTCTCTCGACTATAAACACGCAAAACAAGAACTAATGCGTACTATAAGAGGACCTGATTTAAATCCTAGTCCATTGAATACACGGAAATTTCCGGAAAATAAAGAGAACCTTTCCGATGTTATGCAGTCAGGAGAATTCAAGCGTCCATCCGTTTTGTCATTTTTCCGTGGAAACAGTCCTAATCCTGCAAGCCCTATAGACTCTGATAAAAGTGTCTCAAACATGGATTCTAATCTGCAGAATCCAACAGTGTCATTGGAGACGGAGGAAGACAAGAAAGCGACTAAACAGCAAAATTACATTGAAGTTCAATTTAATGATGCAACAACTAATTTCTACTGTAGGATATACTTTGCCGCACAGTTTGCTGCTTTTAGAGAAAACGTTTTACCGTGCGGTGAAGACGGCTATACGAGAAGTTTAAGCCGAAGCGTACAGTGGGCCGCAAGAGGTGGAAAGAGTGGAAGCAGTTTCTGTAAAAGTCGAg ATGACAGATTCATCATAAAAGAAATGTCTAGACTAGAAATGCAAATATTTCTTAACTTTGCGCCAAATTATTTTGCTTACATGGAAAAATGCCAACAGACCAAGCAGCCAACGTTGTTAGGGAAGATAGTGGGTGTATACAGAgtatcttttaaaaataatacgaCAAATGCAGCACTTCGCACTAGCGTACTAGTAAtggagaatttattttacaatagaaCTATAACAGACAAATTTGATCTGAAAGGATCAGTTAGAAATCGACTAGTAAATCCCGATGACATGTGTCACGAGGGTGAACTTGTCTTGCTCGATGAGAATTTATTGAACA tgaGCTGTGACTCGCCCCTCTATATCAGATCACATTCCAAGGCGGTTTTAAATAGAGCCATTGAACAAGACACAAAGTTCCTGGCTGATAATTCTGTGATGGACTATTCATTGTTAGTTGGTTTGGAGCCAAATTCGGATGAGCTCGTGTTAGGTATAATAG ATTATATACGAACTTTCACATGGGacaaaaaattagaaacaatgGTGAAAAAGTCAGGTATATTAGGCGGTCAAGGAAAGTTGCCAACAATAATATCACCTGAAGAATATCGAGCTCGTTTCATAGCAGCTATGCATCGATATTTCTTGCCAGTACCAGACAGATGGTCTGGTTTAGGTAGAGGTGTGGAAGCATAA